A genomic window from Vagococcus sp. CY52-2 includes:
- a CDS encoding acyl-CoA thioesterase, protein MFVPLPNEKKCKESYAIQTHRVFPNDLNSFGALFGGKLMALIDDTASIAVSRHCRIPTMTASTDSLDFLHPIYENDAVTVEAYVSGTGKKSMEVFVKVTGEDLNTGQHYLAATCFMTFVVVKVDETFTSVPAIIPESIEEKMIHKGYKKRRENRLRELSFNKELGQYITQQLPNLIEDNK, encoded by the coding sequence GTGTTTGTACCATTACCTAACGAAAAAAAATGTAAAGAGTCTTACGCTATCCAAACACATCGCGTTTTTCCAAATGATCTTAACTCGTTTGGTGCGTTATTTGGAGGGAAATTGATGGCGTTAATTGACGACACGGCTTCTATCGCTGTATCGCGTCATTGCCGTATTCCAACAATGACTGCCTCAACAGATAGTTTAGATTTTTTACATCCAATCTATGAAAATGATGCTGTAACGGTTGAAGCATATGTTTCAGGTACAGGAAAAAAATCGATGGAAGTTTTTGTCAAAGTAACTGGCGAAGACTTAAACACAGGACAACACTATTTAGCTGCAACATGTTTTATGACGTTTGTTGTCGTAAAAGTGGATGAGACATTTACAAGCGTTCCTGCGATTATACCTGAATCTATTGAAGAAAAAATGATTCATAAAGGATACAAAAAAAGACGCGAAAATAGATTAAGAGAATTGTCATTTAATAAAGAATTAGGTCAATATATCACTCAACAATTACCCAATTTGATTGAAGATAATAAGTAG
- a CDS encoding GDSL-type esterase/lipase family protein, whose protein sequence is MKKIILFGDSITAGYRNGEIDIVLNTKIKRLLNTKIEIINAGIPGDTTKGALSRFKEHVIFYEPDIVTIFFGANDAEKRSGISLLQYEENLTYLVEQIGAKKVVLIGPPYAHQMMYRDERPLVELMQYNNAAQRVAKTFNIRYIDILKEMIVSEAPTRFLEPDGLHFSDEGYDLLAKLIVETIKERV, encoded by the coding sequence ATGAAAAAAATCATATTATTTGGTGATAGTATCACAGCTGGCTATAGAAATGGTGAAATTGATATTGTATTGAATACTAAAATTAAGCGACTACTCAATACTAAAATAGAAATTATTAATGCTGGTATTCCTGGTGATACAACTAAAGGAGCGTTAAGTCGGTTTAAAGAACATGTTATTTTTTATGAACCAGATATTGTGACCATCTTTTTTGGTGCTAATGATGCTGAAAAACGTTCAGGTATTTCATTATTACAATATGAAGAGAATTTAACTTATTTAGTGGAACAGATTGGGGCAAAAAAGGTCGTACTGATTGGCCCACCTTATGCCCATCAAATGATGTATCGTGATGAACGTCCTTTAGTTGAATTAATGCAATATAATAATGCGGCTCAACGTGTTGCGAAAACATTTAATATTCGTTATATTGATATACTAAAAGAGATGATTGTTTCAGAAGCTCCAACGCGTTTTTTAGAACCAGACGGGCTTCATTTCTCAGATGAGGGTTATGATTTGTTAGCAAAATTAATAGTAGAAACAATTAAAGAAAGAGTGTGA
- a CDS encoding helix-turn-helix domain-containing protein: protein MCYMMIVTNDKKVNAKIKDLVNTYFINVFLLPDSTSYDDAIRVTNNYFPEIILLDITLKDANPFDLQKKLQTIRPNCRFITIDHEENFSHIKQSVQLGSLDYLTFPFNEQETLESIHRAIISLNQISLLGKSTKDRVSTNNDMTYSMIDYIHTNYQNQLTLDKLADYLHLNKYYVSNLFKKETGMTFNNYLTDYRIEQAKVLLKESTDLLADISHQVGYSDPAYFSRIFKKKTNMSPISYRQLYYGDTRPIVSMMN from the coding sequence ATGTGCTATATGATGATTGTTACGAATGACAAGAAAGTTAACGCTAAAATAAAAGATTTAGTGAATACCTATTTTATTAATGTTTTTTTACTACCTGATTCAACTTCTTATGACGATGCCATCCGTGTGACTAATAACTACTTTCCCGAAATTATTCTCTTAGATATTACTCTAAAAGATGCTAATCCATTCGATTTACAAAAAAAATTACAAACTATCCGTCCAAATTGTCGTTTTATCACTATCGACCATGAAGAAAATTTTTCTCATATCAAACAGTCCGTGCAATTAGGTTCTCTTGACTATTTAACCTTTCCATTTAACGAACAAGAAACCCTAGAATCTATCCATCGGGCAATTATCTCCTTAAACCAGATTTCTTTATTGGGCAAATCAACTAAAGACCGAGTATCGACAAATAATGATATGACCTATTCCATGATTGATTATATCCATACAAATTACCAAAATCAACTGACACTAGATAAATTAGCTGACTATCTTCATTTGAACAAGTACTATGTCTCTAATCTTTTCAAAAAAGAAACTGGAATGACATTCAATAATTACTTAACAGACTATCGTATTGAACAAGCCAAAGTATTATTAAAAGAATCCACTGATTTACTAGCTGACATTAGCCATCAAGTCGGGTATAGTGATCCTGCGTACTTTAGTCGTATTTTTAAAAAGAAAACAAACATGTCACCTATTAGCTATCGGCAATTATATTACGGGGATACTAGACCTATTGTCTCTATGATGAATTAA
- a CDS encoding fructose-6-phosphate aldolase, whose product MEFLLDTINLETIRLYNDCLEIDGVTSNPSIVKKEGRVDFYQHMKAIRQVIGFDKTLHVQVIGKTYEEMMTDAKALIREIDSDIYIKVPTTLDGLKVMKELKKMEIGVTATAIYSTFQGIMAINVGVDYIAPYYNRMENLGVQSSEVLLELSEVIKTSQSSTKILAASFKNVLQVNSAIYSGAHAVTIGTDVLDNGLNLASVDQAVEDFRDDWFSLYDKYSIE is encoded by the coding sequence ATGGAATTTTTATTAGATACAATTAATCTTGAAACCATTCGTTTGTATAATGATTGTTTAGAAATTGATGGGGTAACATCCAATCCATCTATTGTTAAAAAGGAAGGTCGAGTAGACTTCTATCAACATATGAAAGCCATTCGACAAGTAATAGGTTTTGATAAAACGTTGCATGTTCAAGTGATAGGAAAAACATATGAAGAGATGATGACAGATGCTAAGGCATTGATTAGGGAGATTGATTCAGATATTTATATAAAAGTTCCAACAACCTTGGATGGATTAAAAGTGATGAAAGAGTTGAAAAAAATGGAAATAGGTGTGACTGCTACAGCTATTTATTCAACCTTTCAAGGAATTATGGCGATTAATGTGGGGGTGGATTATATCGCTCCTTACTATAATCGCATGGAAAATTTAGGTGTTCAATCTAGTGAAGTCTTGTTAGAATTAAGTGAGGTTATTAAAACAAGTCAATCATCAACAAAAATTTTAGCTGCTAGTTTTAAAAATGTGTTACAGGTGAATTCGGCTATTTATTCAGGCGCTCATGCTGTCACAATTGGAACAGATGTATTAGATAATGGATTGAACCTGGCATCTGTTGATCAAGCAGTCGAAGATTTTAGAGATGATTGGTTTAGTTTGTATGATAAGTATTCTATTGAGTAA
- a CDS encoding class I SAM-dependent methyltransferase — MSAHYYTHKPETAHDRKTWTYPLLGETYQFVTDSNVFSRNTVDFGSRLLIEAFSDEDIPRGEILDVGCGYGPIGLSLAHSTKRVVHMVDVNERAMELAKENASLNKIENIEVYESSVYENVTKKDFAAIVSNPPIRAGKKIVHSIIEGAKEHLQQKGTLTIVIQKKQGAPSAKKKMEEVFGQVEVVTSSKGYYIFKSYKS, encoded by the coding sequence ATGAGTGCCCATTATTATACGCATAAACCAGAAACGGCTCATGATAGAAAAACATGGACATACCCATTATTAGGTGAAACATATCAATTTGTAACGGATAGTAATGTGTTTTCAAGAAATACAGTGGACTTTGGGTCACGTCTTTTAATAGAAGCTTTTTCAGATGAAGATATCCCTAGAGGAGAAATTTTAGATGTCGGTTGTGGATATGGTCCTATTGGTTTATCTTTGGCTCATTCAACCAAACGAGTTGTTCATATGGTTGATGTGAATGAAAGAGCAATGGAATTAGCTAAGGAAAATGCTAGTTTAAATAAAATTGAAAATATTGAAGTATATGAATCAAGCGTTTATGAGAATGTAACAAAAAAAGATTTTGCAGCGATTGTAAGTAATCCACCAATACGTGCTGGAAAAAAAATTGTTCATAGTATTATTGAAGGAGCTAAGGAACATTTACAACAAAAAGGTACTTTAACGATTGTTATTCAGAAAAAACAAGGTGCACCAAGTGCAAAGAAAAAGATGGAAGAAGTCTTTGGACAAGTTGAAGTAGTGACGAGTTCGAAAGGATATTATATTTTCAAAAGTTATAAATCATAA
- a CDS encoding HAD family phosphatase: MTDNRLVIFDMDGVLIDSEKFYMKSEQRVVESFGKKASIRDFRKYCGMTQTNIWSGIKSDFDLSKSVDELKVQGKESLEYLFETEPVELISGVLEILKGLKEGNVPMAVASSTGKNLILEHLTQLGIKDYFSLIKSAEEVGASKPNPKIFLETAKEFGVTPDKCIVVEDSTNGILAAKHAEMYCLAFSNPEYDPIDQSKADKIIDDFRVLTPKFVEMVLV, from the coding sequence ATGACGGATAATCGATTAGTTATTTTTGATATGGATGGTGTATTGATTGATTCAGAGAAGTTTTACATGAAGAGTGAACAACGTGTGGTCGAATCTTTTGGGAAAAAAGCCAGTATCAGAGATTTTAGAAAATATTGTGGGATGACTCAGACAAACATTTGGAGTGGGATAAAATCTGATTTTGATTTATCCAAAAGTGTCGATGAGTTAAAAGTCCAAGGTAAAGAGTCTTTAGAATATCTATTTGAAACAGAACCAGTAGAGTTGATATCTGGTGTTTTAGAGATATTAAAAGGATTAAAAGAGGGGAATGTCCCTATGGCAGTTGCCTCATCAACTGGTAAAAACCTGATTTTAGAACATTTGACTCAACTAGGAATAAAAGACTATTTTTCTTTAATAAAATCAGCCGAAGAAGTGGGTGCTTCAAAGCCTAATCCTAAAATATTTTTAGAAACAGCTAAGGAATTTGGAGTGACTCCAGATAAATGCATTGTTGTAGAAGATTCAACTAATGGGATTTTAGCAGCTAAACATGCGGAGATGTATTGTCTGGCTTTTTCAAATCCTGAATATGATCCAATTGATCAATCAAAAGCTGACAAAATAATTGATGATTTTAGAGTGTTGACACCTAAATTTGTTGAAATGGTTTTAGTATAA
- the guaA gene encoding glutamine-hydrolyzing GMP synthase — protein sequence MEKIIVLDFGSQYNQLITRRIRELGVFSELLSHKITAAEIKEIAPKGIVFSGGPNSVYDEGSFNIDPEIFELGIPILGICYGMQLMTHKLGGVVSEANSREYGKAMLSLTTESTLFDSLPKEQQVWMSHGDLVTEVPEGFTVTATSENCPISAMENHAKKMYAVQFHPEVRHSINGNDMLRQFAFDICGCKGDWSMDSFIDIETAKIREQVGDKKVLLALSGGVDSSVVGVLLQRAIGDQLTCIFVDHGLLRKGEAEQVMESLGGKFGLNIIKVDAKDRFLDKLKGVSDPEQKRKIIGNEFIYLFDDEAAKLDGIEFLAQGTLYTDVIESGTDTAEVIKSHHNVGGLPEDMAFKLIEPLNTLFKDEVRALGTELGMPDSIVWRQPFPGPGLGIRVLGEITEEKLEIVRESDAILREEIANAGLDRDIWQYFTVLPGIRSVGVMGDGRTYDYTIGIRAITSIDGMTADFARIDWDLLQKISVRIVNEVDHVNRIVYDITSKPPATVEWE from the coding sequence ATGGAAAAGATTATAGTGTTAGATTTTGGTAGCCAGTACAATCAATTAATTACGCGACGTATTCGTGAATTGGGTGTATTCTCAGAATTATTGAGCCACAAAATCACTGCAGCAGAAATCAAAGAAATTGCTCCTAAGGGAATTGTTTTCTCTGGTGGGCCAAATAGTGTCTATGATGAAGGAAGTTTTAACATTGATCCAGAAATATTTGAATTAGGGATTCCTATTTTAGGTATTTGTTACGGTATGCAATTAATGACACATAAATTAGGTGGCGTTGTATCTGAAGCTAACAGCCGTGAGTACGGTAAAGCTATGTTGTCTTTAACAACTGAATCAACTTTATTTGATTCTTTACCAAAAGAACAACAAGTTTGGATGAGTCATGGTGATTTAGTGACAGAAGTTCCTGAAGGATTTACTGTTACAGCGACAAGTGAAAACTGCCCAATCTCCGCTATGGAAAATCATGCGAAAAAAATGTATGCTGTTCAGTTCCATCCAGAAGTTCGTCATTCAATCAATGGTAATGACATGCTACGTCAATTTGCTTTTGACATCTGTGGATGTAAAGGGGATTGGTCAATGGATAGCTTTATCGATATTGAAACTGCTAAAATCCGCGAACAAGTTGGCGATAAAAAAGTCTTACTTGCTTTATCAGGTGGGGTTGATTCAAGTGTTGTTGGGGTATTATTACAACGCGCGATTGGGGATCAATTAACTTGTATCTTTGTTGATCATGGTCTATTACGTAAAGGTGAAGCAGAACAAGTAATGGAAAGTTTAGGTGGAAAATTTGGCTTAAATATCATTAAAGTGGATGCAAAAGATCGCTTCTTGGATAAATTAAAGGGTGTATCTGACCCTGAACAAAAACGTAAAATCATCGGTAATGAATTTATCTACTTATTTGATGATGAAGCAGCAAAACTTGATGGGATTGAATTCTTAGCTCAAGGAACACTTTATACAGATGTTATCGAAAGTGGAACTGACACAGCTGAAGTGATTAAATCACATCATAACGTTGGTGGACTTCCTGAGGATATGGCGTTCAAATTAATTGAACCATTAAACACATTATTTAAAGACGAAGTTCGTGCCTTAGGTACTGAACTTGGCATGCCTGACTCAATTGTATGGCGTCAACCATTCCCAGGTCCTGGTTTAGGAATCCGTGTCTTAGGCGAAATTACTGAAGAAAAATTAGAAATCGTGCGTGAAAGTGACGCTATCTTACGTGAAGAAATCGCAAATGCTGGTTTAGATCGTGACATTTGGCAATACTTTACTGTTTTACCAGGTATCCGTTCTGTTGGGGTTATGGGAGACGGTCGTACTTATGACTACACTATCGGTATCCGCGCGATTACATCTATTGATGGTATGACTGCTGACTTTGCTCGTATTGATTGGGACTTACTACAAAAAATCTCAGTACGTATCGTAAATGAAGTCGATCACGTTAACCGTATCGTGTATGATATTACAAGTAAACCACCTGCAACTGTAGAGTGGGAATAA
- the adhE gene encoding bifunctional acetaldehyde-CoA/alcohol dehydrogenase has protein sequence MVSEKKTENTIITQVDKLVVNAKVALKEMMAFDQEKVDTIVQKMAIAAMDQHMPLAKLAVEETGRGVFEDKAIKNMFASESIWNDIKDDKTVGVISEDLQSELIEIAEPVGIICGVTPTTNPTSTTIFKSLIAIKTRNPIVFAFHPSAQKSSAAAAKVVRDAAIAAGAPENCIQWIDTPSLEGTNALMNHPDVAIVLATGGSGMVKVAYSTGKPALGVGPGNTPAYLEKTANIRRSVQDLVLSKSFDNGMICATEQGVIVDKEIYDEVKEEFKRHHVYFVKSSELSQLEDVVMNETKTAVNAAIVGKPATEIAKLAGIKVPEKTQVLIAELEGTGAKYPLSLEKLSPVLAIVKAKSQEDAFVLCENMLEFGLGHTASIHTTDLEVELAFGMRMRANRILVNTPAALGGIGDIYNEMIPSLTLGCGSQGKNSTSRNVSAVNLINVKTLARRRKNMQWFRLPSRIFFEKNSLQYLRSMDNVERVFLVCDPGMVKLGYADLVTRMLNSRDNDVSVRIFSEVEPNPSTNTVYKGTEQIVDFQPDTIIALGGGSAIDAAKGMWLFYEHPDAEFFGAKQKFLDIRKRIYKFPKAVKSQLVCIPTTSGTGAEVTPFAVITDSDTHVKYPLADYALTPDVAIIDPQFVISVPKAIAADTGMDVLTHALESYVSVMASDYSRGLSIEAIKLVFENLETSVKTQDFDAREKMHNASALAGMAFANAFLGICHSIAHKIGGEYNIPHGRTNAILLPHIVTYNATKPVKHATFPKYEYFKADEDYADIARILGLKGNTTQELVDSLVQAIIDLGKSVGIDMSLKSQGVTQEVLDSTVDHMAELAFEDQCTTANPKEPLVSELKQIIIDAYEGV, from the coding sequence ATGGTTTCTGAAAAAAAGACAGAGAACACAATTATTACTCAAGTAGATAAGTTAGTAGTGAATGCTAAAGTTGCTTTGAAAGAGATGATGGCTTTTGACCAAGAAAAAGTCGATACTATCGTTCAAAAAATGGCAATTGCAGCGATGGATCAACATATGCCACTTGCTAAATTAGCTGTGGAAGAAACAGGCAGAGGTGTTTTTGAAGATAAAGCAATCAAAAATATGTTTGCTTCAGAAAGTATTTGGAATGACATCAAAGATGACAAAACAGTTGGTGTGATTTCTGAAGATTTACAATCTGAATTAATTGAAATTGCCGAACCAGTGGGTATTATTTGTGGTGTGACACCAACAACGAATCCAACTTCTACAACTATCTTTAAATCATTAATTGCTATTAAAACACGAAATCCAATCGTCTTTGCTTTCCATCCAAGTGCACAAAAATCATCTGCAGCAGCGGCAAAAGTTGTAAGAGATGCGGCAATAGCAGCAGGGGCTCCTGAAAATTGTATTCAATGGATTGATACACCTTCCTTAGAAGGAACAAATGCGCTAATGAATCATCCAGATGTGGCTATTGTTTTAGCAACAGGTGGTAGTGGTATGGTGAAGGTTGCTTATTCAACTGGAAAACCAGCATTAGGAGTTGGACCAGGTAACACACCAGCATACTTAGAAAAAACAGCCAACATCCGCCGTTCAGTACAAGACTTAGTATTATCAAAATCATTTGATAATGGAATGATTTGTGCGACTGAACAAGGTGTGATTGTTGATAAAGAAATTTATGATGAAGTAAAAGAAGAATTCAAACGTCATCATGTTTATTTTGTTAAATCAAGTGAATTATCACAATTAGAAGATGTGGTAATGAATGAAACAAAAACGGCTGTTAATGCAGCAATTGTGGGTAAACCAGCAACTGAAATTGCCAAATTAGCAGGTATTAAAGTTCCTGAAAAAACACAAGTATTAATTGCTGAATTAGAAGGGACAGGAGCTAAATATCCATTATCTCTTGAAAAATTATCACCTGTTTTAGCAATAGTGAAAGCAAAATCGCAAGAAGATGCCTTTGTACTATGTGAGAATATGTTAGAGTTTGGTTTAGGACATACAGCAAGTATTCATACGACTGACTTAGAAGTTGAATTAGCATTTGGTATGCGTATGAGAGCTAACCGTATCTTAGTTAATACACCAGCAGCTTTAGGTGGTATTGGAGATATCTATAACGAAATGATTCCTTCATTAACATTAGGTTGTGGATCTCAAGGTAAAAACTCAACATCTAGAAACGTTTCTGCTGTCAATTTAATTAACGTCAAAACACTAGCAAGAAGGAGAAAAAATATGCAATGGTTCAGATTACCTTCAAGAATATTCTTTGAGAAAAATTCATTACAATATCTACGCTCTATGGACAACGTTGAACGTGTATTCTTAGTATGTGACCCTGGTATGGTTAAATTAGGTTATGCAGACTTAGTAACACGTATGCTGAATAGTCGTGACAATGATGTATCCGTGAGAATCTTCTCTGAAGTTGAGCCAAATCCTTCAACCAATACTGTTTATAAAGGTACAGAACAAATTGTTGATTTCCAACCAGATACAATCATCGCACTTGGTGGAGGATCAGCGATTGATGCGGCTAAAGGTATGTGGTTATTCTATGAACATCCAGATGCAGAATTCTTTGGCGCAAAACAAAAATTCTTAGATATTCGTAAACGTATCTACAAATTCCCTAAAGCTGTTAAATCACAATTAGTCTGTATTCCAACAACATCAGGTACTGGTGCGGAAGTAACACCGTTTGCGGTTATTACAGATAGTGACACGCATGTGAAATATCCATTAGCAGATTATGCCTTAACACCAGACGTTGCGATTATTGATCCACAATTTGTAATATCCGTTCCAAAAGCAATCGCAGCAGATACTGGAATGGACGTGTTAACTCATGCGTTAGAATCATATGTATCAGTTATGGCATCAGATTATTCTCGTGGCTTAAGTATCGAAGCTATTAAATTAGTCTTTGAAAACTTAGAAACATCTGTGAAAACACAAGATTTTGATGCAAGAGAAAAAATGCATAATGCTTCGGCTTTAGCGGGAATGGCGTTTGCCAATGCTTTCTTAGGAATTTGTCACTCTATTGCTCACAAAATTGGTGGAGAGTACAATATTCCCCATGGACGTACGAATGCGATTTTATTACCACATATTGTGACATACAATGCGACAAAACCCGTAAAACATGCAACGTTCCCTAAATATGAGTACTTTAAAGCAGATGAAGATTATGCAGACATTGCACGCATTTTAGGACTCAAAGGAAACACAACACAAGAATTAGTTGATAGCTTAGTTCAAGCGATTATTGACTTAGGTAAGAGTGTGGGTATTGATATGAGTCTGAAATCACAAGGTGTAACGCAAGAAGTATTAGATTCAACAGTTGATCATATGGCAGAATTAGCCTTTGAAGATCAATGTACTACAGCGAATCCAAAAGAACCACTAGTAAGTGAATTAAAACAAATTATTATAGATGCTTACGAAGGTGTTTAA
- the coaA gene encoding type I pantothenate kinase: protein MDEKTNFYHLTRDEWQSFYRNGTAPLTDEELQQIKSYNDTISLQDVQDIYIPLTHLINIYMKEYESLHLSKGLFMQKFLPSSPFIIGVAGSVAVGKSTTARLLQMMLSRIFKRRHVQLITTDGFLYSTDELTKQGILNKKGFPESYDMEKLLSFLNAVKNGGDNLKIPIYSHEIYDIIPGEFETISQPDILIVEGINVLQSPANQHIYISDFFDFSVYVDADPKLIESWYLKRFEDLLVLAKNDKTNYYYEYANGPREDALAMARRVWKDVNLKNLNEFILPTRSRADVILHKALNHEIDEIYLRKF from the coding sequence ATGGATGAAAAAACGAATTTCTATCATTTAACTCGTGATGAATGGCAAAGCTTTTATCGTAATGGAACAGCGCCTCTAACAGATGAAGAACTACAACAAATTAAAAGCTATAATGACACTATCTCATTACAAGATGTGCAAGATATTTATATTCCGCTAACTCATTTAATCAATATTTATATGAAAGAGTACGAATCCCTCCATCTTAGTAAAGGATTATTTATGCAAAAATTTTTACCTTCCTCTCCCTTTATTATTGGGGTTGCTGGTAGTGTAGCTGTTGGAAAAAGTACGACAGCTCGTTTGTTACAAATGATGCTCTCCCGTATTTTTAAGCGACGTCATGTCCAACTGATTACAACAGACGGATTTTTATATTCAACGGATGAACTAACCAAACAAGGTATTTTAAATAAAAAAGGATTTCCTGAGAGTTATGACATGGAAAAATTACTATCTTTTTTAAATGCTGTTAAAAATGGTGGAGATAATTTAAAAATTCCTATCTATTCTCATGAGATTTATGATATTATTCCTGGAGAATTTGAAACAATTTCGCAGCCAGATATCTTAATAGTCGAAGGGATTAACGTCTTGCAATCACCAGCCAACCAACACATTTATATCAGTGACTTCTTCGACTTTTCAGTCTATGTTGATGCCGATCCAAAACTGATTGAAAGTTGGTATTTAAAACGCTTTGAAGATTTATTGGTTCTTGCAAAAAATGATAAAACTAATTATTATTATGAATATGCTAATGGTCCGCGTGAAGATGCATTAGCAATGGCTCGTCGTGTGTGGAAAGATGTCAATCTAAAAAACCTCAATGAGTTCATTTTGCCAACTCGTAGTCGTGCAGATGTTATTTTACATAAAGCACTAAACCACGAGATTGATGAAATTTATTTACGTAAGTTTTAA
- a CDS encoding HNH endonuclease, translating to MKNTIHFNELSTASLIPGFIYQGGNKGHVGDDPITRLLGVGNSGGMRSKVNQDKEIAYIVLLSNPANFHEYPDKFDISNSVLTYYGDQRVANKHYSETKHKGNINVKGLFEQVYSGNLIKIFPCFYFEKIGDKGRNYRYMGIAYPFVKNKKLEEVCKNIKIQSGNGVIDNYKFLFTIDSTTIVTREWLNSLTIGIENSQKYAPESWVNFLESNGRDSNSDIRNELLFEDYVEETESIYTTGTIERKINSRVGQDVVRNAILKKFRSCQLCEINYPELLIASHIIPWRDSDKKEIITKFGYNIRGDINNILLLCANHDKLFDKYLISFDDDGNVLISSKIKEEHYDSLGIHKDMQIKMSDKQKQFMKIHRKIYYVKNII from the coding sequence ATGAAAAACACAATACATTTTAATGAATTATCTACTGCTTCATTAATTCCTGGATTTATCTATCAAGGAGGAAACAAAGGACATGTCGGAGATGATCCCATTACTCGTCTATTAGGAGTAGGTAATTCGGGAGGAATGAGGTCGAAAGTAAATCAGGACAAAGAAATAGCATATATTGTTTTACTAAGTAACCCAGCTAATTTCCATGAATATCCCGATAAGTTTGATATTTCTAATAGTGTGTTAACTTATTATGGTGATCAAAGAGTAGCTAATAAACACTATTCAGAAACTAAGCATAAAGGTAATATAAATGTGAAAGGATTATTTGAACAGGTATATTCTGGTAACTTGATAAAAATATTCCCATGTTTTTATTTTGAAAAAATTGGTGATAAAGGTCGTAACTATAGATATATGGGGATTGCGTATCCTTTTGTTAAAAATAAAAAATTGGAAGAGGTTTGCAAAAATATAAAAATCCAATCTGGAAATGGTGTTATTGATAATTATAAATTTTTATTTACAATAGATTCGACGACAATAGTTACAAGAGAATGGTTAAACTCTTTAACCATAGGTATAGAAAATAGTCAAAAATATGCTCCAGAATCTTGGGTTAATTTTTTAGAAAGCAATGGTAGGGACTCGAATAGTGATATACGAAATGAGCTTCTTTTTGAAGATTATGTGGAAGAAACCGAATCTATATATACAACAGGCACTATCGAAAGAAAAATTAATTCGAGAGTAGGTCAGGACGTAGTAAGAAATGCAATTTTAAAAAAATTTAGAAGCTGTCAATTATGTGAAATAAATTATCCTGAACTATTGATAGCTTCTCATATTATTCCTTGGAGGGATTCTGACAAAAAAGAAATTATTACTAAATTTGGATATAATATAAGAGGAGATATTAATAATATACTTTTATTATGTGCTAACCATGATAAGTTATTTGATAAATACTTGATAAGTTTTGATGATGATGGTAATGTATTAATATCAAGTAAAATAAAAGAAGAACACTATGATTCACTAGGGATACACAAAGACATGCAAATCAAAATGAGTGATAAGCAAAAACAATTTATGAAGATACATAGAAAAATTTATTATGTTAAAAATATAATTTAA
- a CDS encoding PTS glucitol/sorbitol transporter subunit IIA has protein sequence MEKVFETNVINIGSEAEMFKSENMIILFGENAPSTLSDYCFNIEVKNIEKDIEKGMTVSFDDNTYAITAVGDVVKKNLSDLGHITIKFDGSTEAELPGTLYVEEKELPMISIGTIISIQ, from the coding sequence ATGGAAAAAGTATTTGAAACAAACGTAATTAACATTGGTAGCGAAGCAGAAATGTTTAAATCAGAAAACATGATTATCTTATTTGGTGAAAATGCCCCAAGTACATTATCAGATTATTGCTTTAACATTGAAGTAAAAAACATCGAAAAAGATATTGAAAAAGGTATGACAGTGAGTTTTGATGACAATACTTATGCCATTACAGCTGTAGGAGATGTTGTGAAAAAAAATCTCTCAGATTTAGGTCATATCACCATCAAATTTGATGGATCAACAGAAGCGGAATTACCGGGAACACTTTATGTTGAAGAAAAAGAATTACCAATGATTAGTATTGGCACAATTATTTCAATTCAATAA